The following coding sequences are from one Persephonella hydrogeniphila window:
- a CDS encoding secondary thiamine-phosphate synthase enzyme YjbQ: MIRFLEVVTQKRTHLEEITDEVQEIVDESGITEGICYIYVPHTTAGVFINENADPDVKIDIEETLEKLIPWQGKYRHIEGNAAAHIKSVIVGTNTFIPIKNGKLMLGTWQGIFFAEFDGPRTRKVIVKIVEG; the protein is encoded by the coding sequence ATGATAAGATTTCTTGAAGTAGTAACCCAAAAAAGAACACACCTTGAAGAAATAACAGATGAAGTTCAAGAAATCGTTGATGAGAGCGGTATAACAGAAGGAATATGTTATATATATGTTCCCCATACAACAGCAGGAGTATTCATAAATGAAAATGCAGACCCAGACGTCAAGATAGATATAGAGGAGACTCTGGAAAAATTAATTCCATGGCAGGGAAAATACAGACATATTGAAGGAAATGCCGCGGCACATATAAAATCTGTCATAGTTGGAACCAACACATTTATCCCTATCAAAAACGGAAAACTTATGCTGGGAACGTGGCAGGGAATATTCTTTGCTGAGTTTGACGGTCCAAGAACAAGAAAAGTAATAGTAAAAATAGTAGAAGGATAA
- the porA gene encoding pyruvate ferredoxin oxidoreductase has protein sequence MAQKKVIALTGNQAAAEAMRQINFDVAAVYPISPQTELMGFFAEYVANGEVDTEMIAVDGEHSAMATCIGAAAAGARTITASAGPGIAYMVENLYVASGMRVPIVLLDVNRALSAPLSIHCDHADSMLTRDTGWISLFSENAQEAYHNIIMSVKISEKAMFPIIVNYDGYIVSHSIEDVEILDDETVRNFVGPSDIHRIPYPLLDVEKPVTYGATAQPDYYTECKYQQHHDFLKVYDIVREVFDEFAEISGKRYDFIEEYQTEDAEYIGISMGSSFGTLKDAVDRLREQGRKVGAIKIRLYRPFPVKELAKALSKAKGVVVLDRADSFDGIGGPLFKDVATSLLATENNPYLHNFIYGLGGREIHEEEFMRAFDRLERLEKGVETRENFVEYLQVRE, from the coding sequence ATGGCTCAGAAAAAAGTTATAGCTTTAACAGGTAATCAGGCTGCCGCAGAAGCAATGAGACAGATTAATTTTGATGTGGCAGCTGTTTATCCAATATCTCCACAGACTGAACTTATGGGATTTTTTGCCGAGTATGTCGCAAACGGTGAAGTAGATACAGAGATGATAGCTGTGGATGGAGAGCACTCTGCAATGGCAACATGTATAGGAGCTGCTGCTGCTGGAGCAAGGACAATAACAGCTTCTGCAGGTCCCGGAATTGCCTATATGGTTGAAAATCTTTACGTTGCTTCAGGTATGAGAGTACCTATAGTCTTACTTGATGTTAATAGGGCTTTATCTGCACCCCTTTCTATTCACTGTGACCATGCAGACTCTATGCTAACAAGGGATACAGGATGGATATCTTTATTTTCAGAAAATGCACAGGAAGCGTATCACAATATTATTATGTCTGTTAAGATATCTGAAAAAGCGATGTTTCCCATTATAGTTAATTATGATGGGTACATAGTCTCCCACTCTATTGAAGATGTTGAGATTTTAGATGATGAAACAGTGAGGAACTTTGTTGGACCTTCAGATATTCACAGAATTCCTTACCCTCTCCTTGATGTTGAAAAACCGGTAACATACGGTGCAACAGCACAGCCAGACTACTATACAGAATGTAAATACCAGCAACATCACGATTTTCTGAAAGTTTACGATATTGTCAGGGAAGTGTTTGATGAGTTTGCAGAAATATCAGGAAAAAGGTACGACTTTATAGAAGAGTACCAAACAGAAGATGCTGAGTATATCGGAATATCTATGGGATCTTCTTTTGGAACTTTAAAAGATGCTGTTGACAGATTAAGAGAACAGGGTAGAAAAGTTGGAGCGATAAAAATCAGGCTTTACAGACCTTTCCCTGTAAAAGAACTAGCGAAAGCCCTTTCTAAAGCAAAAGGTGTCGTTGTTTTAGATAGAGCTGACTCATTTGACGGAATAGGAGGACCTCTTTTCAAAGATGTGGCAACATCTCTTCTTGCAACTGAAAACAACCCTTACCTCCACAACTTTATCTACGGGCTCGGTGGAAGAGAGATACATGAAGAAGAGTTTATGAGAGCATTTGATAGACTTGAACGCCTTGAAAAAGGTGTTGAGACAAGAGAAAACTTTGTTGAATACTTACAAGTGAGGGAGTAA
- a CDS encoding phosphoribosyltransferase, translating to MGKLIEDKTLHNKVYVFEDREEAGDKLSEFLKSIADKNSIVLAIPSGGVPVGVKIAKKLNIPFDLLLVKKITYPWNTEAGFGAVSIEGDYVLNEEAVKYSGLTEDTINSQKEKTIQILKHRDKTFRNNRPIPHITGKTVILVDDGLASGYTMLTAIKMVKRKKPKKIIVAVPTCSKSAIDSLLNEVDYIVCLNYRDFYPYAVADAYRNWYDLSDEDVLYYLKKAEEEDDKIS from the coding sequence ATGGGAAAGCTTATAGAAGATAAAACTCTTCATAATAAGGTTTATGTTTTTGAAGATAGGGAAGAAGCAGGAGATAAGCTGTCTGAGTTTCTAAAAAGTATAGCCGATAAAAACAGTATTGTTTTAGCCATTCCGTCTGGTGGGGTTCCTGTAGGAGTAAAAATAGCAAAAAAACTAAATATACCCTTCGATCTGTTGCTTGTCAAAAAAATAACATATCCATGGAACACAGAAGCAGGATTTGGAGCTGTTAGTATTGAAGGGGATTATGTATTGAATGAAGAAGCAGTTAAATATTCAGGTCTTACGGAAGATACAATAAACTCACAAAAGGAAAAAACCATACAGATACTAAAACACAGAGATAAGACCTTCAGAAATAACCGACCTATACCGCACATAACAGGAAAAACAGTTATACTGGTAGATGATGGTCTTGCTTCTGGATACACAATGCTAACAGCAATAAAAATGGTAAAAAGAAAGAAACCTAAAAAAATAATAGTAGCTGTTCCAACATGCTCAAAATCTGCAATTGATAGTCTGCTTAATGAAGTTGATTATATCGTATGTCTAAATTATAGAGATTTTTATCCTTATGCAGTTGCAGATGCATACAGAAATTGGTACGACCTTTCTGACGAAGATGTTTTATACTATCTGAAAAAGGCGGAGGAAGAAGATGATAAGATTTCTTGA
- the der gene encoding ribosome biogenesis GTPase Der, whose amino-acid sequence MFRVALIGRPNVGKSSLFNRIIGKRKAIVEDIPGVTRDRLVSKAEWKGIPFEIVDTGGYLQGDEDKFAPYLRKQIEKELQLADLIVFVVDGKEGLTQADKDIADILRRTDKPVIVAVNKIDNPSQEENIYEFYELGFDRVIPGSAIQRIGVAELLDEIVRHIPDYETSVSREKVEEKERDKTIIKVAIVGKPNAGKSSLLNAILGEERAVVSNIPGTTRDVVDTLFEWEGHKFLFLDTAGLRKKSKVDYGLEFFSVGRTLEAIKKADIVVHVIDAQEGATEQDTKIAHLIQKYTKPAIIVINKIDTLPQRKEVLNRIRNQVREKLYFIPYAPILFVSATQRKGIKQLLKEIVEVYNQAWKRVGTGQLNRAIKQILSLRHPPSFRGKPLKIYYATQLEGKPPCFLLFVNYPEGFKEHYVRFLENNLREILGFEKAPIKLIFRERESIYKEG is encoded by the coding sequence ATGTTTAGAGTTGCTCTGATAGGAAGACCAAATGTAGGTAAGTCTTCTTTATTTAACAGAATTATAGGAAAAAGAAAGGCTATAGTAGAAGATATACCCGGTGTAACAAGGGATAGACTTGTATCAAAAGCTGAATGGAAAGGTATACCTTTTGAGATTGTAGACACAGGAGGATATCTGCAGGGAGATGAAGACAAATTTGCTCCATATCTGAGAAAACAGATAGAAAAAGAGCTCCAGCTTGCAGATCTTATCGTTTTTGTTGTTGATGGAAAAGAGGGACTTACACAGGCAGATAAAGATATAGCAGACATACTGAGAAGAACAGATAAGCCTGTTATTGTCGCTGTAAATAAAATAGATAATCCATCGCAGGAAGAAAATATTTATGAATTTTACGAGCTTGGTTTTGACAGAGTCATTCCTGGTTCAGCTATACAAAGAATCGGAGTGGCTGAATTATTAGACGAAATAGTCAGACATATCCCTGATTATGAAACTTCAGTCTCAAGAGAAAAGGTAGAGGAAAAGGAAAGAGATAAAACTATAATAAAAGTTGCCATAGTTGGAAAACCAAATGCAGGAAAATCCTCTCTTTTAAATGCCATTCTCGGAGAAGAAAGAGCAGTTGTTTCCAACATTCCCGGAACTACAAGAGATGTAGTTGATACCTTGTTTGAGTGGGAGGGACACAAATTTCTTTTCTTAGATACTGCCGGTCTCAGGAAAAAATCTAAAGTTGATTATGGTCTTGAGTTTTTCAGTGTAGGTAGAACTCTTGAAGCCATTAAAAAGGCAGACATTGTAGTTCATGTGATCGATGCACAGGAAGGAGCCACAGAACAGGACACAAAAATTGCCCATCTGATACAAAAATACACAAAACCTGCTATTATAGTGATAAATAAGATTGATACATTACCTCAGAGAAAAGAGGTTTTAAATAGAATCAGAAATCAGGTAAGAGAAAAACTTTATTTCATTCCTTATGCACCTATTCTTTTTGTATCGGCAACACAGAGGAAAGGTATAAAACAGCTTTTAAAAGAAATTGTCGAAGTTTACAATCAGGCGTGGAAAAGGGTTGGAACAGGACAGCTTAACAGGGCTATAAAACAGATTTTATCCCTGAGACATCCCCCTTCTTTCAGAGGAAAACCTCTTAAAATCTACTATGCAACACAGCTTGAAGGAAAACCTCCATGCTTTTTGCTGTTTGTAAATTATCCGGAAGGTTTTAAAGAGCATTATGTAAGGTTTTTAGAAAATAATCTTAGGGAAATACTTGGCTTTGAAAAAGCACCTATTAAATTAATATTTAGGGAAAGAGAAAGTATATACAAGGAGGGCTAA
- the dtd gene encoding D-aminoacyl-tRNA deacylase has translation MIAVVQRVNSSWVEVDGKIVGKIGKGINILLGVVKGDTEEDIEKLLKKVPFLRIFEDDKGKMNLSLIDIKGEALVISQFTLAGNVKKGRRPSFDDAEEPERARELYEKFVKKLSEYVPVQTGIFAAHMKVFIENDGPVTFIINSKEL, from the coding sequence ATGATAGCTGTCGTTCAGAGGGTGAATAGTTCGTGGGTTGAGGTTGATGGAAAGATTGTAGGTAAAATAGGAAAAGGAATAAATATACTTCTTGGTGTTGTAAAAGGGGATACAGAAGAAGATATAGAGAAACTTCTAAAAAAAGTACCGTTTCTTAGAATCTTTGAAGATGATAAAGGAAAGATGAATTTGTCTCTTATAGATATAAAAGGAGAAGCCCTTGTTATATCCCAGTTCACCCTTGCAGGGAATGTAAAAAAGGGAAGGAGACCGTCATTTGATGATGCTGAAGAACCTGAAAGAGCCAGAGAACTTTATGAGAAATTTGTTAAAAAACTGTCTGAGTATGTTCCTGTTCAAACAGGTATATTCGCAGCTCATATGAAGGTATTTATAGAAAATGATGGTCCTGTAACCTTTATAATAAATTCAAAGGAGCTTTAA
- the dnaX gene encoding DNA polymerase III subunit gamma/tau — MAYESFARKYRPKNFKEVVGQETVVRTLSNAIKLDRLSHAYIFAGSRGLGKTTIARIITKCLNCEEGITDTPCGKCENCIEIEKGSFPDMYEIDAASNRGIDDIRSIKENVSYAPIKGRYKVYIIDEAHMLTREAFNALLKTLEEPPPNNLFILATTELHKIPDTIRSRCQTFIFRPPNKAQIKEYLKRILENENIRYEEDALELIANASEGGVRDAASILDQAVIYGGGKIKKETTEELLGVIPEEIQKKFLENLKNKNLKELVKIIERLDREGYDLTIFWNQILESIHSALLSVVIEKEKDDIFSEEDLEFLIYANDIFKKALIESRAFHDKKDIFQLAVLKLRFMKNLISLEEILKNGVPEIKTEEKQEKKEESFDIQKAILKIGKEAGGIIAGALKNASIKEEENSFILLVDKTVAELLKDKLDIIEKYFPKPVKIEELEIKTERKKQKKRDESVDKVLELFQGKIISYKEE, encoded by the coding sequence ATGGCGTATGAATCATTTGCCAGAAAATATAGACCAAAAAATTTCAAAGAAGTTGTAGGACAGGAGACAGTAGTCAGGACACTATCTAATGCTATAAAGTTAGATAGGCTTTCCCATGCCTATATATTTGCAGGCTCAAGGGGGCTCGGAAAAACAACTATCGCAAGAATAATAACAAAATGCCTCAATTGTGAGGAAGGCATTACAGATACTCCCTGTGGTAAATGTGAAAACTGCATTGAGATAGAAAAAGGCTCATTTCCTGATATGTACGAAATAGATGCAGCATCAAACAGGGGAATAGATGACATAAGATCAATTAAAGAAAATGTCTCATACGCCCCTATAAAAGGAAGGTACAAAGTTTACATCATAGACGAAGCACATATGCTAACCAGAGAGGCATTTAACGCCCTTTTGAAAACCCTCGAAGAGCCTCCGCCAAACAATCTTTTTATACTTGCCACAACAGAACTCCACAAAATACCTGATACCATAAGGTCAAGATGCCAGACTTTTATCTTCAGACCTCCTAATAAGGCACAGATTAAAGAATACCTGAAAAGAATACTGGAAAATGAAAATATCAGATACGAAGAGGATGCTTTAGAGCTTATAGCAAATGCAAGCGAAGGTGGAGTCAGGGACGCTGCAAGTATATTAGATCAGGCTGTTATATACGGAGGAGGTAAAATAAAAAAAGAGACGACTGAAGAACTACTTGGAGTCATACCTGAGGAGATACAGAAAAAATTTTTAGAAAATCTTAAAAACAAAAATCTTAAAGAGCTTGTAAAGATCATTGAAAGATTAGACAGAGAGGGATACGATCTGACTATATTCTGGAATCAGATACTTGAAAGTATACATTCTGCCCTTCTATCTGTGGTAATAGAGAAAGAAAAAGATGATATATTTTCAGAAGAAGATTTAGAGTTTCTCATATACGCTAATGATATTTTCAAAAAAGCGTTAATCGAATCAAGAGCATTCCACGACAAAAAAGATATATTCCAGCTCGCGGTTTTAAAGCTAAGATTTATGAAAAATCTTATCTCCCTTGAAGAAATATTGAAAAACGGCGTACCTGAAATAAAAACAGAGGAAAAACAAGAAAAAAAAGAAGAAAGCTTTGATATACAAAAAGCGATCCTGAAAATAGGAAAAGAAGCAGGAGGAATTATAGCAGGAGCTTTAAAAAATGCAAGTATCAAAGAAGAGGAAAATAGTTTTATATTGCTCGTAGATAAAACAGTAGCAGAGCTACTAAAGGATAAATTAGATATAATAGAAAAGTACTTTCCAAAGCCTGTAAAGATAGAAGAGTTAGAAATAAAAACAGAAAGAAAAAAGCAGAAAAAAAGAGATGAGTCTGTAGACAAAGTTCTGGAACTGTTTCAGGGAAAAATAATCAGCTATAAGGAGGAGTAA
- a CDS encoding YbaB/EbfC family nucleoid-associated protein has translation MFNLGNLGDMMKMMKTMQENMERAKEELRNEDIIVEVGGGMVKIVVNGLGEAKDVFIDKTLLNEENHEILQDLLVAAINEANSRSKEVMSQKLSQAAGLPGNIPGLGNLL, from the coding sequence ATGTTTAACCTTGGAAATTTAGGAGATATGATGAAAATGATGAAAACAATGCAAGAAAATATGGAAAGGGCAAAAGAAGAGCTTAGAAATGAAGATATAATCGTAGAAGTTGGTGGAGGAATGGTAAAAATTGTTGTTAACGGTCTTGGAGAAGCAAAAGATGTTTTTATAGATAAAACTCTTTTAAATGAAGAAAATCATGAAATACTTCAGGATCTTCTCGTTGCAGCAATAAATGAAGCAAACTCCAGATCAAAAGAAGTTATGTCTCAGAAACTGTCTCAGGCCGCTGGTCTACCGGGAAATATCCCAGGGCTTGGTAACTTACTGTGA
- a CDS encoding 4Fe-4S binding protein, with protein sequence MSYQLKPWHEIPIGSIVPEAGSSKVNHTGSWRMLRPVLNYDKCTHCLICWIFCPDDSIPVTPQERFETDFEYCKGCGICAVECPYDALEMVPEMEIKLKELEEEIG encoded by the coding sequence ATGAGTTATCAACTTAAACCATGGCACGAAATACCAATCGGTTCAATTGTTCCTGAGGCAGGTTCAAGTAAAGTAAACCACACAGGCTCATGGAGAATGCTCAGACCTGTACTGAATTACGATAAATGTACCCATTGCCTCATATGCTGGATATTCTGTCCAGATGATTCAATCCCTGTAACTCCTCAGGAGAGATTTGAAACAGATTTTGAGTACTGCAAGGGATGTGGAATATGTGCAGTTGAATGTCCATATGATGCTCTCGAAATGGTTCCAGAGATGGAAATTAAACTAAAAGAGCTTGAAGAAGAAATAGGTTAA
- a CDS encoding 2-oxoacid:acceptor oxidoreductase family protein codes for MATATDKSMREIRWHGRGGQGTVTAAKMLASAAIIRGKHGQAMPEFGLERSGTPVKVSTRISDHIINTRAPVEHPEIVIITDPSLMFTIKDIIKSGTDENTVFIVNTNFPPDKVRKILDIPNNELWIVDASKIALEEFGRNIPNTAVLGAVAKATGIVDLDSLKQEITEAFEASSKLRALLPQNLKALERGYEEVYKAE; via the coding sequence ATGGCAACCGCTACTGACAAAAGTATGAGGGAGATTCGCTGGCATGGAAGAGGTGGACAGGGAACAGTTACAGCTGCCAAAATGCTTGCATCTGCAGCAATAATAAGAGGGAAACACGGACAGGCAATGCCAGAGTTCGGTCTTGAAAGATCAGGAACTCCTGTTAAAGTCTCAACAAGAATAAGTGATCATATAATAAACACAAGGGCTCCAGTAGAACATCCGGAAATAGTTATAATCACAGATCCATCTCTGATGTTCACAATAAAAGATATTATCAAATCAGGGACAGACGAGAACACAGTTTTCATTGTAAATACAAACTTCCCTCCTGATAAAGTAAGGAAAATACTTGATATTCCTAATAACGAGCTGTGGATTGTTGATGCTTCAAAGATAGCACTTGAAGAGTTTGGAAGAAATATACCTAACACAGCTGTTCTTGGAGCAGTTGCAAAAGCAACAGGAATTGTTGATCTGGACTCTTTAAAACAGGAAATCACAGAGGCTTTTGAAGCTTCATCAAAATTAAGAGCACTTCTCCCACAGAACCTTAAGGCACTGGAAAGGGGATATGAAGAGGTATACAAAGCAGAATAA
- a CDS encoding alpha,alpha-trehalose-phosphate synthase (UDP-forming) — MERLIVVSAILPIHLKKEGKDYTVSISPGGLVTALRQALYKRKAIWIGWAGTEKLTKQLKEKIISEGTKEGFILYPVSLSDEERENFFDGFSNGIIWPLFHTFQAYARFQPEYWEAYKKVNKKFATAIKGLVHKDDLIWVHDYHFFLLPGYLKKLNVKNKTAFFLHIPFPNPELFFKIPWRIDILRGLLDYDLIGFHTYIDRKNFLDCINELIEDIDIKVKEPITEISYKGRKIKIGVFPISIDFDKYNSLAKEAKPLKKNGKIILGIDRLDYTKGLIDKLKAYRYFLEKYPEFHCKVKLVQAVAPNIKKLPEYDQLKVEFEHLVSDINGRFGTERWTPVHYIARRIEFGKLISYYRYSDVCWVNSIKDGMNLVGKEYAASNIDENGVLLLSEFAGAATEIHDYSILVNPYDIEGTAFSLYKALSMEEKEKRRMMKGLREHIRKYNINWWSNTYLETAFGRKIEDFPILEDDIPLHEILS, encoded by the coding sequence TTGGAAAGGCTGATAGTTGTATCAGCTATTCTCCCAATCCATCTAAAAAAGGAAGGTAAAGACTACACTGTAAGTATAAGTCCGGGAGGTCTTGTTACAGCTCTCAGGCAGGCTCTTTACAAAAGAAAAGCTATATGGATAGGATGGGCTGGTACAGAAAAACTGACAAAACAGTTAAAAGAGAAAATCATCTCAGAAGGTACTAAGGAAGGGTTCATACTCTATCCTGTTTCCCTATCAGATGAAGAGAGAGAAAACTTCTTTGATGGATTTTCAAACGGGATAATATGGCCTTTATTCCATACATTTCAGGCTTATGCCAGATTCCAACCAGAGTACTGGGAAGCTTACAAAAAAGTAAATAAAAAGTTTGCTACCGCTATAAAGGGCTTGGTTCACAAAGATGACCTTATATGGGTTCATGACTACCATTTTTTTCTCTTACCAGGATATTTAAAAAAACTTAACGTTAAAAATAAAACAGCCTTCTTTTTACACATACCTTTTCCAAACCCTGAACTTTTTTTCAAAATACCGTGGAGAATAGACATCCTGAGAGGTCTTTTAGATTATGATCTTATAGGATTCCATACATACATAGACAGGAAAAATTTTTTAGATTGTATTAATGAGCTAATAGAAGATATAGATATAAAGGTTAAAGAACCTATCACAGAGATCTCGTACAAAGGTAGAAAAATAAAGATAGGAGTTTTCCCAATAAGTATAGATTTTGATAAATATAACAGCCTTGCAAAAGAGGCAAAACCTCTGAAGAAAAACGGGAAAATAATACTCGGTATTGATAGACTTGATTACACGAAAGGTCTTATAGATAAATTGAAAGCATACAGATATTTTCTTGAAAAATATCCGGAATTCCATTGCAAAGTAAAGCTCGTACAGGCTGTAGCTCCAAACATAAAAAAACTACCTGAATATGACCAGCTAAAAGTAGAGTTTGAACATCTTGTAAGTGATATAAACGGAAGATTCGGAACAGAAAGATGGACTCCTGTTCATTATATAGCAAGAAGAATAGAGTTCGGCAAACTCATCAGCTATTACAGATACTCAGACGTATGCTGGGTTAACTCTATTAAAGACGGTATGAATCTTGTAGGCAAAGAATACGCAGCATCAAACATAGATGAGAATGGAGTTCTCCTTTTAAGTGAGTTTGCCGGTGCAGCAACAGAGATACACGATTACTCCATACTTGTAAATCCTTACGATATAGAAGGAACTGCCTTTTCTCTATACAAAGCATTAAGTATGGAAGAGAAAGAAAAAAGAAGGATGATGAAAGGTTTGAGAGAACATATAAGAAAGTACAATATAAACTGGTGGAGCAACACATATCTTGAAACAGCTTTTGGTAGGAAAATAGAAGATTTCCCTATATTAGAAGATGATATCCCCCTCCACGAGATACTATCTTAA
- a CDS encoding septal ring lytic transglycosylase RlpA family protein → MRFIVVLICFSVFFSCAHKNSVKRCPEVIKGYASYYGKKYHRRKTASGEIYNMYDYTAAHRFLPFGSIIVVKNLKNGKKVKVRINDRGPFVRGRVLDLSYVAAKKLGMIRDGIVPVIATVIRCGN, encoded by the coding sequence ATGAGATTTATAGTAGTCTTAATCTGTTTTTCGGTTTTCTTTTCCTGTGCCCATAAAAATAGTGTTAAAAGATGTCCTGAGGTGATAAAGGGATACGCTTCCTATTACGGTAAAAAGTACCACAGAAGAAAAACAGCAAGTGGTGAGATATACAATATGTACGACTATACAGCAGCCCACAGATTTTTGCCTTTCGGGAGTATTATTGTTGTGAAAAACTTAAAAAATGGAAAAAAGGTAAAAGTCAGAATAAACGATAGAGGACCCTTTGTTAGAGGAAGAGTGTTAGACCTTTCATATGTTGCAGCAAAAAAATTAGGTATGATTAGAGATGGTATAGTTCCTGTTATCGCAACTGTTATCAGGTGTGGAAATTGA
- the recR gene encoding recombination mediator RecR, with the protein MDKIIPETLKKVVEEISNLPGYGEKSAQRLAVNVLSMPRGEALNLIKIFMEMLEKVHPCKECGIYTEEEICPVCSDEERDRSSICVVEESFDAFAIERTRKYRGLYHVIGGRLSPLEEITAEDLNIESLIRRVEKYPVKEVILATNPTVEGEATASYIYNLLKNKGITISRIAYGLPFGAVLENADDFTLSKALEHKTPI; encoded by the coding sequence ATGGACAAAATCATACCTGAGACTTTAAAAAAAGTTGTTGAGGAGATATCAAACCTTCCCGGATACGGAGAAAAATCTGCCCAGAGACTTGCAGTAAACGTACTGAGTATGCCCAGAGGAGAAGCCCTCAATCTCATAAAAATATTTATGGAGATGCTTGAAAAAGTTCATCCATGCAAAGAGTGTGGTATTTATACAGAAGAAGAGATATGCCCTGTTTGTTCAGATGAAGAAAGAGATCGAAGCAGTATATGTGTTGTTGAAGAAAGTTTTGACGCTTTTGCTATAGAAAGAACAAGAAAGTATAGAGGATTATACCATGTTATTGGTGGGAGATTATCTCCCCTTGAAGAGATTACAGCTGAAGATCTAAATATAGAATCACTTATAAGAAGGGTTGAAAAATACCCTGTAAAAGAGGTTATTCTGGCTACAAATCCAACTGTAGAAGGCGAAGCAACAGCTTCCTATATATACAATCTGCTAAAGAACAAAGGGATCACAATATCCAGAATCGCCTATGGACTTCCATTTGGGGCTGTCCTTGAAAATGCAGACGACTTTACACTTTCCAAAGCTTTAGAACACAAAACCCCTATCTGA